In Flavobacterium enshiense, the genomic stretch AACAGGATTTGAAGCGTCGATATTTCCTCCATTTAATAATCCTGCAATATCGCCTACATTGCCTTGAGCTGCCATATTTTGGAGCCCTAACAAAATACTGTTCCCGGTTTCGTTCATCACGGCCTCGTTATGCTCGTTTGGAACTGACGGATTTCTAACAATGGCATCTCCACCAAATTGTTTTACTAATTCTGATATCTGATCTAACATTGAAATAAATTTTAAAGGTTGGATATCAAATTTAGCAAAAAATATTTACAAATTTGAGTTAATCGTTCTTTAATAAACTGATAATCTGCATTGCCAGTTCTGTTCCGATTCGATCTTGGGCTTCCAACGTAGCGGCACCAATATGCGGAGTCAGGGAAATCTTAGGATGCATTAAAACCTGGATGGCAGGGGCTGGTTCTTCTTCAAAAACATCCAAACCTGCGAAAAGTACCTTTTCTTCGTCAAGGGCATCAATTAAAGCTACTTCATCAATTACACCACCTCTTGCACAATTAACGATACCAACGCCGTTTTTCATCATTGCAAATTCTTCACGTCCGATTAAGTGATCACCTACGGCAGGTGTGTGAACAGTTATGAAATCAGAATGTTTGAAGATATCTTCCAAAGGTTCTGTTTCGATGTTTACATTGATGAACTGACCGTTATAGAAATCTACTTTGATTACTGCTTCGTCCACGTGTTTGTCTGTTGCCAGAACTTTCATTCCCAAGCCAAGCGCCATTCTAGCCACTTCACGTCCGATACGGCCAAAACCAATGATTCCGATTGTTTTTCCGCGAAGTTCAATTCCGTTTGCATAGGCTTTTTTCAGATTATTGAATTGAGAATCACCTTCCAAAGGCATGTTTCTGTTGGCATCATGTAAAAAACGGACTCCGGAGAATAAGTGAGCGAAAACCAATTCAGCCACCGATTCCGAAGAAGAAGCCGGTGTATTGATTACGTGAATCCCTTTTTCTACTGCATGATCCACGTCGATATTGTCCATTCCAACACCACCGCGCCCGATTATTTTTAAAGAAGGACAGTTATCTATAATATCTTTGCGTACTTTGGTTGCGCTGCGAACTAAAAGTACCGAAATGTTATTGTTGTTGATATAATTGGCAACTTGTTCTTGTGCCACTTTGGTTGTTATAACTTCAAATCCAGCTTTTTCAAGAGCGATGACACCGCTTTCTGATAGACCGTCGTTTGCTAATATTTTCATTTTTTTATTTTGTTAATTAAGGAAAGAGGAAGGGAAAAGGGATAAGGGAAAAGAAAACTTTCAAATAAAGCTTCTTCTTCCTCCCTTCCTTCCGATGTTTGCTTTCTGTTATCTGATTACTGAATACTTTTTTCTAATTCTTTCATCACATCAACCAAAACCTGAACGCTTTCAATCGGCAATGCGTTGTACATCGAAGCCCTGTAACCACCTACAGAACGATGCCCGGGGATTCCTGAAATACCGGCTGCTTTCCACATTGAATCGAAAAGTTCCTTATGATTTTCATCGTTCAATACGAAGGTCGCATTCATGTTTGAGCGGTCTTCCTTTACGGTAGTTCCTCTGAAAAGTGGGTTTCTGTCTATTTCTTCGTAAAGAAGTTTGGCTTTAGCTTCATTGACTTTTTCAATTGCGGGTATTCCGCCAAGGTTTTTTAGCCATTGTAAGGTAAGAAGTGATGTGTATACTGCAAAAACAGCTGGGGTATTGTACATACTTTCCTTTTCAATATGCTGCTGATAGTTCATGATATTCGGAATGGCTCTTCCGGTTTTGCCAAGAAGGTCTTCTTTTACGACAATCAACGTTGTACCGGCAGGGCCCATGTTTTTCTGTGCTCCGGCATAAATCAAATCGAATTTTGAAAAATCTAAAGTTCTTGAAAAAATATCCGAACTCATGTCACAAACCATTGGGACATTAGTCTCCGGAAAACTTTTCATTTGTGTTCCGAAAATAGTGTTGTTGCTGGTGCAGTGGAAATAATCAGCATCCGCTGGAATGGAATATTCTTTTGGAATATAAACGTAATTGTCCGGTTTAGAAGAAGCTACTACTACTGTTTCGCCGAACGGTTTCGCTTCTTTAATAGCGTTGTTGGCCCAGGTTCCGGTGTCAAGATAGGCTGCTTTTCCGTTAACTTTCATTAAGTTGTAAGGTATCCGTAAAAATTCCATACTTGCACCTCCTTGTAAAAACAAGGCCTGATAACCTTTTCCTGTTAACCCTAACAGTTCCAAAGCCAATGCCCTGGCTTCCTCCATTACGGCAACGAAAGCTTTGTCTCTATGGGAAATTTCCAAAATGGACAATCCCATACCATTGAAATCCAATACTGCTTGTGATGCTTTTTCAAATACTTCCTGAGGCAGAATACACGGCCCGGCGCTGAAATTATGTTTTTTCATTATTTAGTCGTTAAAAACCTGGATTACTGCTTCTTTTTCTATCAATTCGGTAAACTTACCATTAAAACGGGTTGCTTTCACCAGGTGGTTGTCAATCCAGTGATAATTTCCGCCTCTTGGTTTACCAAATAAAATACTGTGGAATCGGAATCCGTGTTTGTTCAGCCATTGCGTGGTTACTTCGCGGTGTTCTTCTGTTCTTGAGGTAAAGAAACAAATCCTATGGCCTTCATCATACCATTTGTTGATGGTTTCCAGGGCATCGGGAAATGGCTCGCAGGTTGCCATTCTTTCGGGTTGTTCGTTGGGAACGTCTTCCGTAATTGTACCGTCAATGTCAATGAGGTAGTTCTTAATCCCGTCTGGTAAAACAGGACTAATGTTGTCTTTGTGTTGTAGTTGCATTAGAGTTGTGTGTTTAATGCAAGCAAATTTAAAAAATAAACCGAAATTATTTATGAAAAAACACAAATGGGATAATTATTATCATTTTCGGGGCTAAAATGCTATATTTTTAATAAAAATGAAATGGTATCGATATTATCAGCATAATCACATAATTTTGGTTTTTGTGATTTTCCGAAGGAAATACTGTGATTTGTCAAATTATTTGACACAATACATTGGATTTTTTCAGAATCTTCTAAAAGTCTGCTTTTTATGGCTTCCAAATCGTCGTAATATTCATAAAAGACAGAAGAAATAGGGGAAGCATAACCCGGATCTTCTTTTAAAGTCAAAAATTCGTTATCCAAAAGTTTAAAAAGACTCATTAAGAATACTGCTTTGTTGTAATCGTAATTGTTGGCATACTTTTCATAATGAATAATGTCTCCGTATTTATATATAGATTCAAAAAACATT encodes the following:
- a CDS encoding LNS2 domain-containing protein produces the protein MQLQHKDNISPVLPDGIKNYLIDIDGTITEDVPNEQPERMATCEPFPDALETINKWYDEGHRICFFTSRTEEHREVTTQWLNKHGFRFHSILFGKPRGGNYHWIDNHLVKATRFNGKFTELIEKEAVIQVFND
- a CDS encoding D-2-hydroxyacid dehydrogenase, with the translated sequence MKILANDGLSESGVIALEKAGFEVITTKVAQEQVANYINNNNISVLLVRSATKVRKDIIDNCPSLKIIGRGGVGMDNIDVDHAVEKGIHVINTPASSSESVAELVFAHLFSGVRFLHDANRNMPLEGDSQFNNLKKAYANGIELRGKTIGIIGFGRIGREVARMALGLGMKVLATDKHVDEAVIKVDFYNGQFINVNIETEPLEDIFKHSDFITVHTPAVGDHLIGREEFAMMKNGVGIVNCARGGVIDEVALIDALDEEKVLFAGLDVFEEEPAPAIQVLMHPKISLTPHIGAATLEAQDRIGTELAMQIISLLKND
- the serC gene encoding 3-phosphoserine/phosphohydroxythreonine transaminase, with the translated sequence MKKHNFSAGPCILPQEVFEKASQAVLDFNGMGLSILEISHRDKAFVAVMEEARALALELLGLTGKGYQALFLQGGASMEFLRIPYNLMKVNGKAAYLDTGTWANNAIKEAKPFGETVVVASSKPDNYVYIPKEYSIPADADYFHCTSNNTIFGTQMKSFPETNVPMVCDMSSDIFSRTLDFSKFDLIYAGAQKNMGPAGTTLIVVKEDLLGKTGRAIPNIMNYQQHIEKESMYNTPAVFAVYTSLLTLQWLKNLGGIPAIEKVNEAKAKLLYEEIDRNPLFRGTTVKEDRSNMNATFVLNDENHKELFDSMWKAAGISGIPGHRSVGGYRASMYNALPIESVQVLVDVMKELEKSIQ